Proteins co-encoded in one Brassica oleracea var. oleracea cultivar TO1000 chromosome C4, BOL, whole genome shotgun sequence genomic window:
- the LOC106339862 gene encoding mitochondrial fission 1 protein A-like, protein MDSKMGNFFDSIGSFFSGGDKIPWCDREVILECEKEVKTATDGDSEDQKKESIMRLSWSLVHSRQAEDIQRGIAMLEASLATSSPPLQDREKIYLLAVGYYRTGDYSRSRQLVERCLEVQPDWRQALALKKTIEDKIAKDGVIGIGITATAVGLIAGGIAAALARKK, encoded by the exons ATGGATTCTAAAATGGGAAATTTCTTCGACTCCATCGGTTCCTTCTTCAGCGGCGGCGACAAGATCCCTTGGTGCGACCGTGAGGTCATCCTT GAATGTGAGAAAGAAGTTAAGACAGCAACGGACGGGGACTCGGAAGACCAAAAGAAAGAGAGCATTATGCGATTGTCTTGGTCTCTTGTCCATTCCCGACAAGCCGAAGATATCCAGCGTGGAATCGCCATGCTCGAAG CTTCTCTAGCAACTAGTAGCCCTCCTTTGCAGGACCGGGAGAAGATTTATCTTCTTGCTGTTGGTTATTATCGTACTGGAGACTACTCTAGAAGCAGACAGCTCGTGGAGCGCTGTCTCGAG GTTCAACCTGATTGGAGGCAAGCTTTAGCCTTAAAGAAAACCATTGAAGACAAAATCGCAAAAG ATGGTGTTATTGGGATAGGCATCACGGCTACAGCCGTTGGCCTCATAGCCGGTGGAATCGCTGCTGCTTTGGCTCGCAAAAAGTGA